The following proteins come from a genomic window of Malus sylvestris chromosome 4, drMalSylv7.2, whole genome shotgun sequence:
- the LOC126618125 gene encoding uncharacterized protein LOC126618125, whose product MAPLPGTDFSPLKFMSNRLVELGQRIKRLKSNTFDNFVPTNSPNFREEEMADNQDELRALEDFAQPIIPNSPSCILLPTEARNYDLKSSHFHMLPSFYGLPNEDPLAHVKEFYNVVSGLPLQGVSEANLRMRVFPYTLKDRAKSWLMTLAPGSLITWDAVAKKFLEKFFSTQKTATLRGQIFNFKQDDGEPFNECWERFKGLLLQCPHHGLPFHLQMQIFYDGLTQTCQSTVDNAAGGALKKKNAQESYNIYEMLGSNAQHKDLRGKKVGVYETNSNHELSLQVANLEKKLEAVLNMVPKANEVCAICNIPNHLTHQCPSREAYPEFVQEQVNLMNSYNQRPRNDVYSNTYNPSWRDHPNLSWRNNNQNQNQFQNFQPKPATTLEDTVKLLAQNTLQFQQATNSTFQQHSAALTKMETQLGQIADALNQREVGKFPSQPVMLQRNQEQAKAITTLRSGKVINNRVGNEVTNEFDHVNAGVTQGENEKPNEEPSPANSSFEAPNLHKAEKPYTPPIPFPGRLAKSKQDKSFKDIFDILSKVNVNLPLLDVIRNMPAYGKFFKELNNYKRKYGPHEKVVVSENVSAVLQRKLPPKLKDPGSFSINITIGENKVEKAMLDLGASINLMPYSVYLQLGLGELKATTISLQLADRSVKYPRGIVEDILVQIDKLILPADFVVLDMEEAPIHDRELPILLGRPFMATAKTIIDVQNGLLTMTVLGETVQFKVFESLSHPSSSLECYAIYVLDSLVFSKFLQAQSSEPLQTVLTQSQDEFDEEDALMKVVAALEALAPYPLNVSPLVEHLEPSRSHLIPSIVKAPKLELKPLPPHLKYAYLAEFETLPVIIASDLNPNEEDKLMRVLKESKSAIGWSIADIKGISPTMCMHRILLEDGSKTTREPQRRLNPHMKEVVRSEVLKLLDVGIIYPISDSKWVSAIQVVPKKVGITVMTNENK is encoded by the exons atggcgccgttgccggggactgATTTCAGTCCCTT gAAGTTTATGTCAAATAGACTTGTTGAGTTAGGCCAAAGAATTAAACGGTTGAAGAGCAATACTTTTGACAACTTTGTGCCAACAAATTCACCCAATTTCCGTGAAGAAGAGATGGCGGACAACCAAGATGAACTTCGAGCTTTGGAGGACTTTGCTCAACCAATCATACCAAATTCTCCTTCATGCATCTTGCTGCCCACCGAAGCTAGAAACTATGATCTTAAATCTTCACATTTTCATATGCTTCCCTCGTTTTATGGCTTACCTAATGAAGATCCTTTAGCTCATGTGAAAGAATTCTATAATGTTGTGAGTGGTTTACCTTTGCAGGGAGTAAGTGAAGCAAATTTGAGGATGAGAGTATTCCCTTACACATTGAAAGATAGGGCCAAGAGTTGGTTGATGACTCTAGCACCGGGTTCCCTCATCACTTGGGATGCCGTGGCTAAGaagttcttggagaagttcttctcCACTCAAAAGACAGCCACATTAAGGGgacaaatcttcaatttcaaacAAGATGATGGAGAACCTTTCAATGAGTGTTGGGAGCGTTTTAAAGGCCTTTTGTTGCAATGTCCACACCATGGGTTACCTTTTCATTTACAAATGCAAATTTTCTATGATGGACTAACCCAAACATGTCAATCAACTGTTGATAATGCAGCAGGTGgagctttgaagaaaaagaatgctCAAGAGTCATATAACATTTATGAGATGTTGGGGTCTAATGCTCAACACAAAGATCTAAGGGGTAAGAAAGTTGGAGTGTATGAAACAAATTCTAATCATGAACTTTCCTTGCAGGTAGCTAACCTAGAGAAGAAGCTTGAAGCCGTGCTCAACATGGTGCCAAAAGCAAATGAGGTGTGTGCCATTTGCAACATACCAAACCACCTTACTCATCAATGTCCATCTAGGGAAGCCTACCCCGAATTTGTCCAAGAACAAGTGAACCTCATGAATTCTTACAATCAAAGGCCAAGGAATGATGTgtattcaaacacatataacccaagttggagagatcatcccaaTCTTTCATGGAGGAACaacaatcaaaatcaaaatcaattccaaaacttccaaccaaaaccggccactacACTTGAGGATACGGTTAAGTTGTTAGCTCAAAACACCTTGCAATTCCAACAAGCTACCAATAGCACTTTCCAACAACATTCGGCTGCCCTAACCAAAATGGAGACACAATTGGGACAGATTGCGGATGCCTTGAACCAAAGAGAAGTTGGAAAGTTTCCAAGCCAACCCGTGATGCTTCAAAGGAACCAAGAGCAAGCCAAAGCAATCACTACACTTAGAAGTGGTAAGGTTATCAATAATAGAGTTGGTAATGAAGTTACTAATGAATTTGATCATGTGAATGCAGGGGTTACTCAAGGAGAAAATGAGAAACCAAATGAGGAACCAAGCCCTGCCAATTCCTCATTTGAAGCACCAAATCTTCACAAGGCCGAGAAGCCTTATACTCCACCAATACCATTCCCTGGAAGACTTGCCAAAAGCAAGCAGGATAAGTCATTTAAGGACATTTTTGATATTCTAAGTAAAGTGAATGTTAACTTACCTTTGCTTGATGTCATTAGGAACATGCCAGCTTATGGGAAATTCTTCAAAGAGTTAAACAACTACAAAAGGAAGTATGGACCACATGAGAAGGTAGTGGTGTCTGAGAATGTAAGTGCAGTGTTGCAAAGAAAACTTCCACCAAAGCTCAAAGATCCAGGGAGTTTCTCTATCAACATTACTATAGGAGAAAATAAAGTTGAAAAAGCAATGCTTGATTTGGGTGCTAGCATCAATTTAATGCCTTATTCTGTGTACCTTCAACTAGGTTTGGGGGAATTGAAAGCCACCACCATTTCATTACAACTTGCAGACAGATCCGTGAAGTATCCAAGAGGTATAGTAGAGGATATTCTAGTTCAAATTGATAAACTAATCTTGCCTGCGGATTTTGTAGTGTTGGACATGGAAGAAGCTCCTATACATGATAGAGAGTTGCCTATTTTGCTTGGAAGACCATTCATGGCCACGGCCAAGACTATCATTGATGTGCAAAATGGACTCCTCACTATGACAGTGCTAGGAGAGACCGTACAATTTAAAGTGTTTGAGTCTCTTTCTCATCCTTCTTCATCTCTTGAGTGCTATGCCATTTATGTGCTTGATTCACTTGTTTTCTCTAAGTTCTTGCAGGCACAATCTAGTGAACCATTACAAACTGTTTTGACTCAATCTCAAGAtgagtttgatgaagaagatgcaCTCATGAAAGTAGTAGCTGCCTTGGAAGCATTGGCACCGTATCCtttaaatgtttcacctcttgtAGAGCATTTAGAACCATCTAGGTCACATTTAATTCCTTCCATTGTTAAGGCACCAAAACTTGAACTTAAACCACTTCCACCACATCTTAAATATGCATATCTAGCTGAATTTGAAACTCTTCCGGTTATCATAGCTTCTGACCTaaatccaaatgaagaagataagctAATGAGAGTGTTAAAAGAGTCTAAATCAGCTATTGGATGGTCTATTGCAGATATCAAGGGAATAAGCCCTACCATGTGCATGCATAGGATTCTTTTGGAGGATGGATCAAAGACAACCCGTGAACCACAAAGAAGACTCAATCCACACATGAAGGAAGTGGTGAGGAGTGAAGTGTTGAAGTTGTTAGATGTGGGAATCATATATCCCATTTCTGATAGCAAATGGGTGAGTGCTATTCAGGTGGTACCCAAGAAGGTGGGAATCACAGTGATgacaaatgaaaacaaatag